A portion of the Sulfuriferula sp. AH1 genome contains these proteins:
- a CDS encoding biopolymer transporter ExbD, with product MKLRKARVQRKGRIEIIPMIDVMFFLLATFMLASLSMQNLNSLKVNLPQGKAASMSTDTPATLAVTADGKTFINRVPVTLTTLAAVLQPLLHGGEQDVVVSADSKAPQGVVVQAMLQARAAGAQHFLIAVAHE from the coding sequence ATGAAGCTGCGTAAAGCCAGAGTGCAGCGCAAGGGGCGCATCGAAATCATTCCGATGATAGACGTGATGTTCTTTCTGCTGGCGACATTCATGCTGGCGTCGCTGTCCATGCAGAACCTCAATTCGCTCAAGGTCAACCTGCCGCAGGGCAAGGCCGCAAGCATGAGCACCGATACGCCTGCGACGCTGGCCGTGACGGCTGACGGCAAGACCTTCATTAACCGCGTGCCAGTCACGTTGACGACGCTGGCTGCAGTGTTGCAGCCGCTGTTGCACGGCGGGGAGCAGGACGTCGTGGTGTCCGCCGACAGCAAGGCGCCGCAAGGCGTGGTCGTCCAGGCCATGCTGCAGGCGCGTGCAGCGGGCGCACAGCATTTTCTGATCGCCGTTGCTCATGAATAG
- a CDS encoding MotA/TolQ/ExbB proton channel family protein, with translation MQDLHESWIALKLGGVMILPLSVLAVLALAIMLEKAMLYWRYARLSGELLTLVETYGFEWKELEHKLAALNRYHYFYRFFSVILSNRERPAWWTESRAADEAQTIETSLSRRLWVLETIVTAAPLLGLMGTIGGMMHAFQLIGGAGLVNPTGVTGGVAQALIATAVGLLIALISLFGFNYFSRLQAQTMDEMERLGTRLIDHIRLDQQEQGGAGVRP, from the coding sequence ATGCAGGATTTACACGAAAGCTGGATCGCCCTCAAACTCGGCGGTGTCATGATATTGCCGCTGTCGGTGCTCGCCGTTCTGGCGCTGGCCATCATGCTGGAAAAAGCCATGCTGTACTGGCGCTATGCGCGGCTTTCCGGCGAGCTGCTGACGCTGGTCGAAACTTACGGGTTCGAGTGGAAGGAGCTGGAGCACAAGCTGGCGGCACTTAACCGCTATCATTATTTCTACCGCTTCTTCAGCGTGATCCTGAGCAACCGCGAGCGCCCGGCGTGGTGGACGGAATCGCGTGCCGCCGACGAGGCGCAGACCATAGAGACCAGTCTGTCGCGCCGGTTGTGGGTACTGGAAACCATCGTCACCGCCGCGCCACTGCTCGGGCTGATGGGCACCATCGGCGGCATGATGCATGCGTTTCAGCTTATCGGCGGCGCCGGGCTGGTGAACCCTACCGGCGTCACCGGCGGCGTGGCGCAGGCGCTGATCGCCACGGCGGTGGGCTTGCTGATCGCGCTGATTTCGCTGTTCGGGTTCAATTATTTCTCGCGCTTGCAGGCGCAAACCATGGATGAAATGGAGCGCCTTGGCACGCGCCTGATCGATCATATCCGCCTCGACCAGCAGGAGCAGGGTGGGGCAGGGGTGCGGCCATGA
- a CDS encoding TonB-dependent receptor, with the protein MKRTLIVSGICMMLGAAAHAADLSQPLRNEIQQPGHISGQVSDTLGHSVAAASVKLQAPDGKTLRVTQTDSQGRFSFNRVAAGTYAVAVDKPDFQTGTDIVTLTATAGKTSKITLASTKALEVKVSAYKRGHARNGIAINTGSSNYHIGASDIVALPQGASTPLNQVLLQAPGVAQDSYGQLHIRGDHGNVQYRINDILIPESITGFGQMLDTRFADSINLLTGALPAQYGYRTAGVVDIHTKNGAFANGGRIGVTVGSNATRELSGEASGHKGNFTYYLNASVLRNDLGIENPTASSSAIHDTTHQNKEFGYFSYLLNASSRLSLILGNADSRFQIPNVPNQTPSYTLTGVSSYPSQNLDERQHETTRYGILALQGTLGDEFDYQLAAFSRYSKVLFEPDNTGDLMYTGVASHVLRSSQANGLQADGSYHLNLRHTLRSGVFFSQEHLDNNSDILTFPADSSGNQTSSTPVGFTDINSKIADLYGVYAQDEWKLGHKLTVNYGMRFDQVDAYVTGNQWSPRIGAVYQATSQTTLHAGYARYFTPPPNELISDQTIALSQGTTAAPPGTQNDPVKPESADYYDVGISHKLTPFFTLGLDGYYKEVSNLLDEGQFGSALLYTPFNYREGRVYGAELTANYRKDNLSAYLSLARSTALGRGIISSQYNFDSAELSYIASHWVNLDHDQSITASAGSAYRWRGTTYSADAIYGSGLRSGFANTGHLPGYVQVNIAAAHTYHVAQLGKVQARVSILNLFDKSYEIRDGSGIGVGAPQYGPRRGFYVSLDKFF; encoded by the coding sequence ATGAAACGCACTCTGATTGTGTCCGGCATCTGTATGATGCTGGGCGCTGCCGCACACGCGGCGGATTTATCGCAGCCGCTACGCAATGAAATCCAGCAACCCGGTCACATAAGCGGGCAGGTCAGCGATACGCTGGGCCATTCCGTGGCCGCCGCTTCGGTCAAACTGCAAGCGCCCGACGGCAAAACGCTGAGGGTGACGCAAACTGACAGCCAGGGCAGGTTCAGTTTCAACCGGGTGGCGGCAGGCACTTATGCCGTAGCGGTGGACAAGCCTGATTTCCAGACCGGCACCGATATCGTTACATTGACGGCAACGGCGGGCAAGACCAGCAAGATCACGCTGGCCAGCACGAAAGCGCTGGAAGTGAAAGTGTCTGCGTACAAGCGGGGACATGCCCGTAACGGCATTGCGATAAATACCGGCAGCAGCAATTATCATATCGGCGCTAGCGACATTGTCGCATTGCCGCAAGGCGCCAGCACGCCGCTTAATCAGGTATTGCTGCAGGCCCCGGGCGTGGCGCAGGATTCCTATGGACAGTTGCACATACGCGGCGACCACGGCAACGTGCAGTACCGCATCAACGACATCCTCATCCCCGAGTCCATCACCGGTTTCGGCCAGATGCTGGATACGCGCTTTGCCGACAGCATCAATCTGCTTACCGGTGCGCTGCCGGCGCAATACGGCTATCGCACTGCGGGTGTGGTCGATATCCATACCAAGAACGGCGCATTCGCCAATGGCGGGCGCATAGGCGTGACCGTGGGCAGCAACGCCACACGCGAGCTGTCGGGCGAAGCGAGCGGACACAAGGGCAATTTCACCTATTATCTGAATGCCTCGGTATTGAGAAACGACCTTGGCATAGAAAATCCGACCGCATCGAGCAGCGCCATTCACGACACCACGCATCAAAACAAGGAATTCGGCTATTTTTCCTATCTGCTCAACGCCAGCTCGCGGTTAAGCCTGATACTGGGTAATGCGGACAGCCGATTCCAGATTCCCAACGTGCCGAACCAGACGCCGAGTTACACCTTGACCGGCGTCAGCAGCTACCCTTCGCAGAATCTGGATGAGCGCCAGCATGAAACCACGCGTTACGGCATACTTGCGTTGCAAGGCACGCTGGGCGACGAGTTCGACTACCAGCTGGCTGCGTTCAGCCGCTATTCCAAAGTGCTGTTCGAGCCGGACAACACCGGCGACCTGATGTATACAGGCGTTGCCTCGCACGTGCTGCGCAGCAGCCAGGCCAATGGCCTGCAGGCTGACGGCAGCTATCATCTGAATCTGCGGCATACGCTGCGCAGCGGCGTATTCTTCAGTCAGGAACACCTCGATAACAACAGCGACATACTGACGTTTCCCGCCGACAGCTCGGGTAACCAGACCAGCAGCACGCCGGTCGGCTTCACCGATATCAACAGCAAGATTGCCGATCTCTACGGCGTTTACGCGCAGGATGAGTGGAAGCTCGGCCACAAGCTGACCGTCAATTACGGTATGCGCTTCGATCAGGTGGACGCCTACGTTACCGGCAATCAGTGGAGTCCGCGCATCGGCGCAGTGTATCAGGCTACCTCGCAAACCACGCTGCATGCCGGTTATGCACGCTATTTCACGCCGCCGCCGAACGAGCTGATCAGCGACCAGACCATCGCGCTGTCGCAGGGGACGACCGCAGCGCCGCCGGGTACGCAGAATGATCCGGTGAAGCCGGAGTCCGCCGATTATTACGATGTCGGCATCAGCCACAAGCTGACCCCTTTCTTTACGCTGGGCCTGGACGGGTATTACAAAGAGGTCAGCAATCTGCTCGACGAAGGCCAGTTCGGTTCGGCCTTGCTGTATACCCCGTTCAATTACCGCGAAGGCAGGGTTTACGGCGCAGAGCTGACCGCGAATTACCGCAAGGATAATCTGTCCGCGTATCTCAGCCTCGCCCGTTCGACTGCGCTGGGCAGGGGTATCATTTCTTCCCAGTACAATTTTGATTCCGCCGAACTGAGCTACATCGCCAGTCACTGGGTAAATCTCGATCACGATCAGTCCATCACCGCATCGGCAGGCAGCGCCTATCGCTGGCGCGGCACGACCTACAGCGCCGACGCGATCTACGGCAGCGGCTTGCGTAGCGGCTTCGCCAACACCGGGCATCTGCCGGGCTATGTCCAGGTCAACATCGCTGCAGCACATACCTATCACGTCGCGCAGCTGGGCAAGGTGCAGGCGCGCGTGAGCATCCTCAACCTGTTCGACAAGAGCTACGAAATCCGCGATGGCAGCGGCATCGGCGTAGGCGCACCGCAATACGGTCCGCGGCGAGGATTCTATGTCAGTCTCGACAAATTCTTCTGA
- a CDS encoding GTP-binding protein: MTNTPPAPPLIPVTLLTGFLGSGKTTLLNQLIRQLPHTAIIMNEFGEIGLDHQLLQKTDGPLALLQGGCICCTVVGSLSPTLKNLFMAAKSGDLPQFERVIIETTGIADPAPILDTLINDRWIAARFALNSVVTTVDAVLGEQQLDSYFEAVKQVAVADRLVLTKTDLASAAMTDALRSRLVALNPAAPILSADHGAIDPALILNAGLYNPATKTSDVNEWLKLSRYRPVSAVSVLGRPVVQGDAVHDDRIRSFSMTFDEPLEWEAIHAALQMLLWKGGKSVLRMKAIVNLKGKTRPTVLHAVGHVFSPPVELPEWPDDNHQSRFVFIVADLAAELVPKMLADFNEAYRVGKMSA, encoded by the coding sequence ATGACCAATACGCCTCCCGCGCCACCGCTTATCCCCGTCACCCTGCTCACCGGATTTCTTGGCAGCGGTAAAACCACACTGCTGAATCAGCTGATTCGGCAACTGCCGCACACCGCGATCATCATGAACGAGTTCGGCGAGATCGGGCTCGATCATCAGCTGCTGCAAAAAACCGATGGGCCGTTAGCGCTACTGCAGGGCGGCTGCATCTGCTGCACGGTAGTCGGCTCGTTGTCGCCGACACTGAAAAATCTGTTCATGGCGGCAAAAAGCGGCGATCTGCCGCAATTCGAGCGTGTCATCATCGAAACCACCGGCATTGCCGATCCGGCACCGATTCTGGATACGCTGATCAACGACCGCTGGATCGCCGCACGCTTTGCTTTGAACAGCGTAGTGACCACGGTGGATGCGGTATTGGGCGAGCAGCAGCTGGACAGCTATTTCGAAGCGGTGAAGCAGGTTGCCGTGGCAGACAGGCTGGTGCTGACCAAGACCGATCTGGCGAGCGCGGCGATGACGGATGCGTTACGCAGCCGCCTGGTTGCGCTCAACCCCGCCGCGCCTATTCTCTCAGCCGATCACGGCGCTATCGACCCGGCACTGATCCTGAATGCCGGGCTGTACAATCCGGCAACCAAAACCAGCGATGTCAACGAATGGCTGAAACTTTCGCGCTATCGCCCGGTAAGCGCAGTCAGCGTTCTGGGCAGGCCGGTCGTGCAAGGCGATGCCGTGCACGACGACCGCATCCGTTCGTTCAGCATGACTTTCGACGAGCCGCTGGAGTGGGAAGCCATCCACGCGGCATTGCAGATGCTGCTATGGAAGGGCGGAAAATCGGTGTTGCGCATGAAAGCCATTGTCAACCTCAAGGGCAAAACTCGCCCTACCGTGCTGCATGCAGTCGGCCATGTGTTCTCGCCGCCGGTCGAGTTGCCGGAATGGCCGGACGACAACCATCAGAGCCGCTTCGTATTCATCGTTGCCGATCTGGCGGCCGAATTGGTGCCGAAAATGCTGGCGGATTTTAATGAAGCCTATCGTGTAGGGAAAATGTCAGCTTAA
- a CDS encoding 2Fe-2S iron-sulfur cluster-binding protein, producing MTQLHLNEATYQCEAGESVLDALTRQGVAVPSSCRSGVCQTCMMQAAADANVPRAAQNGLKSTLQAQNYFLACVCHPTEDMTVSLPDSSDRLLPATVTAIRPLNDEILCVGLDCPSLQDYRAGQFINLYRDAGFSRSYSLASVPTDSYLRLHVRRLPDGRMSNWIHDQLKIGDSLHISAPVGSCFYLPGAAEQPLLLIGTGSGLAPLMGILRDALNREHSGEIHLYHGSRDRAGLYLVDELRELAEHHPNFHYTPCVSSEPATSGCKSGRAVDVALAEHPDLAGWRVYLCGNPDMVKSARKKAYLAKAAMNDIYADAFVAVAS from the coding sequence ATGACGCAATTACATTTGAACGAAGCTACTTATCAATGCGAAGCGGGTGAGTCAGTACTGGACGCCCTCACGCGCCAGGGTGTTGCGGTTCCCTCTTCCTGCCGCAGCGGCGTATGCCAGACCTGCATGATGCAGGCGGCGGCCGATGCCAATGTGCCGCGCGCTGCACAGAATGGGCTGAAAAGCACCTTGCAGGCGCAGAATTATTTCCTGGCGTGCGTATGCCATCCCACCGAGGACATGACGGTCAGCCTGCCGGACAGCAGTGACAGATTGCTGCCGGCGACAGTCACCGCGATTCGCCCGCTCAACGACGAAATACTCTGCGTCGGGCTGGATTGCCCGTCGCTGCAGGATTATCGTGCCGGACAGTTCATCAACCTGTACCGCGATGCCGGATTCTCACGCAGCTATTCGCTGGCCAGCGTGCCGACTGACAGCTACTTGCGCCTGCATGTGCGGCGCCTGCCCGACGGGCGCATGAGCAACTGGATACACGACCAGCTGAAGATAGGCGACAGTCTGCATATCAGCGCGCCGGTCGGTTCATGTTTCTATCTGCCCGGCGCTGCGGAACAGCCCTTGCTGCTGATCGGCACCGGCTCCGGTCTGGCGCCGTTGATGGGCATCCTGCGCGATGCGCTCAATCGGGAGCATAGCGGCGAGATTCATTTGTACCACGGCAGCCGCGACAGAGCCGGTCTGTATCTGGTGGATGAATTGCGCGAACTGGCCGAGCATCACCCCAATTTCCATTACACCCCCTGCGTTTCCAGTGAGCCCGCGACATCCGGCTGCAAATCCGGTCGTGCAGTCGATGTCGCGCTGGCCGAGCACCCTGATCTGGCCGGCTGGCGCGTATATCTGTGCGGCAATCCGGACATGGTCAAGTCGGCGCGGAAGAAGGCGTATCTGGCCAAGGCGGCGATGAACGATATCTATGCGGATGCGTTCGTCGCGGTAGCGAGCTGA
- a CDS encoding group 1 truncated hemoglobin has protein sequence MANELFHKLGGEAAVNAAVDVFYRRVLSDDRISDFFEDVDMERQAAKQKAFLTMAFGGPVNYSGADMRKGHAHLVARGLNDSHFDAVVENLVASLQELNVPAELIAEVGAVCETTRNDVLNK, from the coding sequence ATGGCTAACGAACTGTTCCATAAATTAGGCGGCGAAGCCGCAGTTAATGCTGCAGTGGATGTGTTTTACCGTCGCGTGCTGAGCGATGACCGCATCAGCGATTTTTTTGAAGATGTCGATATGGAGCGTCAGGCCGCCAAACAAAAAGCGTTTCTGACCATGGCATTCGGCGGCCCGGTAAATTACAGCGGCGCCGACATGCGTAAGGGTCATGCTCATCTGGTCGCGCGCGGTCTGAACGACAGCCATTTCGACGCCGTGGTGGAAAATCTGGTGGCATCGCTGCAGGAGTTGAATGTGCCAGCCGAGCTGATCGCGGAAGTCGGCGCCGTGTGCGAAACCACACGCAACGACGTGTTAAACAAATAG
- a CDS encoding Rrf2 family transcriptional regulator yields the protein MQLTRYTDYSLRVLVYLGMKTDGWATITELAEFYGVSRNHLVKVVHHLAQQGFIHTLRGKHGGMALARAPEQIRIGDVVRSTEPNFDIAECFNRTTNRCVLAPDCHLKSILNEANLAFLAVLDRYTIADTIADQALLVNLRPMPR from the coding sequence ATGCAACTTACACGATATACCGACTATTCATTGCGAGTGCTGGTCTACCTCGGCATGAAAACCGACGGCTGGGCTACCATTACCGAACTGGCGGAGTTTTACGGCGTTTCACGCAACCATCTGGTCAAAGTGGTGCACCATCTTGCACAACAGGGCTTTATCCACACGTTGCGCGGCAAACATGGCGGCATGGCGCTGGCGCGCGCGCCCGAGCAGATCAGGATCGGGGATGTGGTGCGCAGCACCGAACCGAATTTCGACATTGCCGAATGTTTCAATCGCACCACCAATCGCTGCGTACTGGCGCCCGACTGCCATCTGAAATCCATCCTGAATGAAGCCAATCTGGCCTTTCTCGCGGTACTCGATCGCTATACCATCGCCGACACGATCGCCGATCAGGCACTGCTGGTGAACTTGCGACCGATGCCACGCTGA
- a CDS encoding LON peptidase substrate-binding domain-containing protein — translation MSWFKRSLPLMFDRLHNVRHLSIPIFPMHTVLYPDGLLPLKIFETRYMDMAKTCLKDNAPFGVCLIQAGEEVGAPAVPHSVGTLAHIADWDMPQLGILNITAQGGQRFLIESSETGKDGLITAEVSLISAEATQLVTDEFSLCSTVFETIVQELGTTRFSNPMHPEQAVWLGYRLAESLPIKASAKQDLLEMNDSLMRLKIIQEFLKRQGVLG, via the coding sequence ATGAGCTGGTTCAAACGCAGCCTGCCCCTGATGTTCGACCGGCTGCATAACGTACGCCATCTAAGCATCCCGATCTTTCCGATGCATACCGTGCTGTATCCCGACGGTCTGCTGCCGCTGAAAATTTTTGAGACGCGTTATATGGACATGGCCAAAACCTGTCTGAAAGACAATGCGCCATTTGGCGTGTGTCTGATTCAGGCCGGCGAAGAGGTGGGTGCGCCGGCCGTCCCTCATTCCGTAGGCACGCTGGCGCACATCGCCGACTGGGATATGCCGCAACTGGGCATTCTCAATATCACGGCTCAGGGCGGCCAGCGGTTTCTGATCGAATCCAGCGAGACCGGCAAGGACGGCCTGATCACGGCCGAGGTGAGTCTGATTTCGGCTGAAGCCACGCAGCTCGTGACCGACGAGTTCAGCCTGTGCAGCACTGTGTTCGAGACTATCGTGCAGGAACTCGGCACGACGCGTTTTTCCAATCCGATGCATCCGGAGCAGGCGGTCTGGCTGGGATATCGTCTGGCGGAAAGTTTGCCGATCAAGGCCAGCGCGAAACAGGATCTGCTGGAAATGAACGATAGCCTGATGCGCCTGAAGATCATCCAGGAATTCCTGAAACGGCAAGGCGTGCTCGGCTGA
- a CDS encoding flavin prenyltransferase UbiX: MNPPHSVTLALTGASGMPYGMRLLEYLLAADVSVYLLVSSAAQIVARQELDLALPGRTHELEEMLTAQYGARPGQLKVFGREEWFAPVASGSNPADAMVVCPCTMGTLAAIAQGLSDNLIERAADVSIKEQRKLILVPRETPYSALHLENMLKLARLGVVILPPNPGFYHHPQTIEDLVDFVVARILDQLHIPHQLMARWGQA; the protein is encoded by the coding sequence ATGAATCCGCCGCATAGTGTCACCCTGGCGTTGACCGGGGCATCGGGCATGCCGTACGGTATGCGCCTGCTGGAATACCTGCTGGCTGCCGATGTCAGCGTCTACCTGCTGGTTTCCAGTGCTGCGCAGATCGTGGCCAGGCAGGAGCTGGATCTGGCCTTGCCGGGACGTACACATGAGCTTGAGGAAATGCTGACGGCGCAATACGGCGCTCGTCCTGGCCAGCTGAAAGTGTTCGGACGTGAAGAGTGGTTTGCACCGGTAGCGTCGGGATCCAATCCGGCAGATGCCATGGTGGTGTGTCCGTGTACCATGGGCACGCTGGCAGCCATCGCGCAAGGCTTGTCCGACAACCTGATCGAGCGCGCCGCGGATGTCAGTATCAAGGAGCAGCGCAAGCTTATCCTGGTGCCGCGCGAGACGCCTTATTCGGCATTGCATCTGGAAAACATGCTGAAACTGGCGCGTCTGGGCGTGGTGATCCTGCCGCCCAATCCCGGCTTCTATCATCATCCGCAAACGATCGAGGACCTGGTGGATTTCGTCGTCGCACGCATTCTGGATCAATTGCATATCCCGCATCAACTGATGGCGCGCTGGGGACAGGCATGA
- a CDS encoding Gx transporter family protein → MTVLTIKPTAEDHRIAYLAALAIALMLMEAALPSPLPGVKPGLANIVTLLVLKQYGLRTAIWVAGLRVVAGSILLGSFLTPGFMLSLGGAAASLAALWLLQHLPERYFGAVSLSVSAAFAHISAQLLIVSVWLMPGVNVFYLSPAFAAAAWVFGLSNGLIAAYLLHNHQDNLQGNSQHESAA, encoded by the coding sequence ATGACAGTCTTAACTATTAAACCTACCGCCGAAGATCATCGCATCGCCTATCTGGCAGCACTGGCTATCGCACTGATGCTGATGGAAGCGGCATTGCCGTCGCCGCTGCCCGGGGTAAAGCCGGGCCTGGCCAATATCGTGACGCTGCTGGTGCTGAAGCAATACGGCTTGCGCACTGCGATATGGGTGGCGGGGCTGCGGGTGGTGGCGGGCAGTATCTTGCTGGGCAGTTTCCTTACCCCGGGTTTCATGTTGAGTCTGGGCGGGGCGGCTGCCAGTCTGGCCGCGTTATGGCTGCTGCAGCATTTGCCTGAGCGTTACTTTGGCGCTGTCAGTTTGAGTGTCTCGGCCGCTTTTGCGCATATCAGCGCGCAATTGCTCATTGTGTCGGTGTGGCTGATGCCCGGCGTCAACGTATTCTATCTGAGCCCTGCTTTTGCAGCGGCAGCGTGGGTATTCGGCCTGAGCAATGGCCTCATTGCCGCTTACCTGTTACATAATCATCAGGATAATCTGCAGGGAAATAGCCAACATGAATCCGCCGCATAG
- a CDS encoding NusG domain II-containing protein — translation MSTPSSVMATIKSGDWAVLTLGVMVILALGMHYWMSPGGQRLIIKRGGDVFLTASLARAFSVDVPGPLGVTQVEVAGHRARVRSDPSPRQLCVHQGWISHEGEAAICLPNQVSVEIVGQVRRYDSLNY, via the coding sequence GTGAGCACCCCAAGTTCGGTCATGGCGACGATAAAAAGCGGCGATTGGGCCGTATTGACGCTGGGAGTGATGGTGATCCTGGCGCTGGGTATGCATTACTGGATGAGTCCGGGCGGACAGCGTCTCATCATCAAGCGCGGCGGCGATGTGTTTCTGACGGCATCGCTGGCGCGTGCATTCAGTGTCGATGTGCCGGGCCCTCTGGGCGTCACGCAAGTGGAAGTGGCCGGTCATCGGGCGCGGGTGCGTAGCGATCCCAGTCCGCGGCAGCTGTGTGTGCATCAGGGATGGATCAGTCATGAGGGTGAAGCTGCGATCTGTTTGCCCAATCAGGTGAGCGTGGAAATCGTGGGGCAGGTGCGGCGCTATGACAGTCTTAACTATTAA
- the rapZ gene encoding RNase adapter RapZ, translating to MQLVLISGLSGSGKSIALNVLEDVGYYCIDNLPANLLEESIQFLASHGYQQVAISVDARSGDSCQHLPALVQKLRQQLNFRLLFLESKTETLVRRFSETRRRHPLSDEHHALPEAIAMERDLLDPIAQLAHRIDTSDLSANTLRSWIRDMIALEGAQLTLLFASFGFKHGIPLDADLVFDVRCLPNPHYDPVLRPQTGRDRDVISFLENIPEVREMLSDIEQYVRKWLPCFMRDNRAYLTVAIGCTGGQHRSVYMTERLAAQFSADVQTLVRHRELM from the coding sequence ATGCAGTTGGTGTTGATCAGCGGCCTGTCGGGTTCGGGGAAAAGCATCGCCTTGAACGTGCTGGAAGACGTGGGCTATTATTGCATCGACAACCTGCCCGCCAACTTGCTGGAAGAGAGCATACAGTTTCTGGCCAGCCACGGTTACCAGCAGGTGGCCATCAGCGTCGATGCACGCAGCGGCGATTCCTGCCAGCATCTGCCGGCACTGGTGCAAAAGTTGCGGCAGCAACTGAATTTCCGCTTGCTGTTTCTGGAGTCGAAAACAGAAACGCTGGTGCGGCGGTTTTCCGAAACCCGACGCCGTCATCCGCTCAGCGATGAGCATCACGCATTGCCGGAAGCCATTGCGATGGAGCGGGATTTGCTGGACCCGATTGCGCAACTGGCGCATCGTATCGATACCAGCGACTTGTCCGCCAATACCTTGCGCAGCTGGATCAGGGACATGATTGCACTGGAAGGCGCCCAACTGACGTTGCTGTTTGCATCGTTCGGTTTCAAACATGGCATACCGCTGGATGCGGATCTGGTATTCGATGTGCGCTGTCTGCCGAATCCGCATTACGACCCCGTGCTACGTCCGCAGACCGGACGTGACCGGGATGTCATCAGTTTCCTCGAAAACATCCCGGAAGTGCGCGAGATGTTGTCCGATATCGAACAGTACGTGCGCAAATGGCTGCCATGTTTCATGCGCGATAATCGCGCCTACCTGACCGTGGCGATCGGTTGCACTGGCGGGCAGCACCGCTCGGTATACATGACCGAGCGTCTGGCGGCGCAGTTCTCGGCTGACGTGCAAACACTGGTGCGGCACCGCGAGTTGATGTGA
- the hprK gene encoding HPr(Ser) kinase/phosphatase, whose product MTNSIPVSQMFAALAQTLALTWVSGQEGGDKQLVGDTVQKPSLALVGHLNFVHPNRVQVLGCAEMDYLRQLGEAGLQNAVTNLFSTELAAVVVANGEPVPSQLLEASERTHTPLFTSPQASPELMAVLSHYLTNVLAESVNVHGVMLEVNGIGVMLTGESSAGKSELALELITRGHRLIADDVVDLFKVSPDTLEAQCPPMLQDFLEVRGLGILNIRTLFGELSVKSKKNLKLIVHLKAPADPAQESISRLDMHASSETILGVKIPKVLIPVAVGRNLAVLVEVATRNHILRMRGFNSAEEFIARQQKLLEANE is encoded by the coding sequence ATGACAAACTCCATCCCCGTTAGCCAGATGTTTGCCGCACTTGCCCAGACGCTGGCGTTGACCTGGGTTTCCGGGCAGGAGGGCGGTGATAAGCAACTGGTGGGCGATACGGTGCAGAAGCCTTCGCTGGCGCTGGTCGGGCATTTGAATTTTGTGCATCCCAATCGCGTACAGGTGCTGGGATGCGCGGAAATGGACTATTTGCGCCAATTAGGCGAAGCCGGTTTGCAGAATGCGGTAACCAATCTGTTTTCGACAGAGCTGGCCGCGGTGGTGGTGGCTAATGGCGAGCCGGTGCCGTCCCAGCTGCTGGAAGCTTCCGAACGCACGCATACGCCGCTGTTTACTTCGCCGCAAGCCAGCCCGGAGCTGATGGCGGTGCTGTCACACTATCTGACCAATGTGCTGGCAGAATCGGTCAACGTGCATGGCGTCATGCTCGAAGTGAACGGCATCGGCGTGATGCTGACTGGCGAATCCTCGGCGGGCAAGAGCGAATTGGCACTGGAGCTGATTACGCGCGGCCATCGCCTGATTGCGGACGATGTGGTTGATTTGTTCAAGGTGTCGCCGGATACGCTGGAAGCGCAATGCCCGCCGATGTTGCAGGACTTTCTCGAAGTGCGCGGGCTGGGGATATTGAATATCCGTACCCTGTTCGGCGAGCTGTCGGTCAAAAGCAAAAAGAATCTCAAGCTCATCGTGCATCTGAAAGCACCCGCCGATCCGGCACAGGAGTCCATCTCCCGGCTGGATATGCACGCCTCGTCAGAAACGATTCTGGGTGTGAAAATTCCCAAAGTCCTTATTCCTGTCGCGGTGGGGCGCAATCTGGCAGTGCTGGTCGAGGTGGCAACGCGCAATCATATTCTGCGCATGCGCGGTTTCAACAGTGCGGAAGAATTCATTGCGCGTCAGCAGAAACTGCTGGAAGCAAACGAATAA